A section of the Phaseolus vulgaris cultivar G19833 chromosome 8, P. vulgaris v2.0, whole genome shotgun sequence genome encodes:
- the LOC137826930 gene encoding xyloglucan endotransglucosylase/hydrolase protein 2-like isoform X1: MVHLHKQQNFCYALLLFVALAIVYARKSDEVSFQQNYKVVWGNHHVFFLQHGREVQLSIDKTSGAGFRSKLEYASGFFHMRIKIPNKDSRGVVTAFYLTSTVYEGMGEKHDEIDFEFLGNNGEPHMLQTNIFANDEGGREQRHSLWFDPTIDFHTYGLLWNQHQIVFYVDEIPIRVFKNNSEVGVSFPLQEMHVTASIWNGEPWASNGKRIDWNQAPFTAHFEGFNIHACQTQNHYKFLCYSPYLWWNDHKHWQLNPHQQKAYQYVTKKHLVYDYCSDRGQLHKECQIN, encoded by the exons ATGGTTCATTTGCACAAACAACAAAA CTTCTGTTATGCCCTTCTTCTCTTTGTGGCACTGGCCATAGTATATGCCAGAAAAAGTGATGAAGTTAGCTTCCAACAGAACTACAAGGTTGTATGGGGAAACCATCATGTCTTCTTTCTACAACATGGTAGAGAAGTTCAACTCTCAATTGATAAAACTTCAG GGGCTGGCTTCAGATCAAAATTGGAGTATGCTTCTGGATTCTTTCATATGAGAATAAAGATACCCAACAAGGACTCTAGAGGAGTTGTGACAGCCTTTTAT CTGACTTCAACAGTGTATGAAGGTATGGGAGAAAAACATGATGAGATCGACTTTGAATTCTTGGGAAACAATGGAGAGCCTCATATGTTGCAAACCAATATATTTGCAAATGATGAAGGTGGCAGAGAGCAAAGACATAGTCTCTGGTTTGATCCCACTATCGATTTTCATACATATGGACTCCTTTGGAACCAACATCAAATAGT GTTTTACGTGGATGAAATACCAATTAGGGTATTCAAGAACAATTCGGAGGTTGGAGTGAGTTTTCCTTTGCAAGAAATGCACGTTACGGCTAGCATATGGAATGGTGAACCTTGGGCATCTAATGGGAAGAGAATTGACTGGAATCAAGCACCCTTCACTGCTCACTTTGAGGGTTTCAATATTCATGcttgccaaactcaaaaccactACAAATTTCTCTGCTATTCTCCTTATTTATGGTGGAATGATCACAAACATTGGCAACTAAACCCTCACCAACAAAAGGCATACCAATATGTAACAAAGAAACATCTGGTCTATGACTACTGTTCTGATAGAGGACAATTGCACAAGGAATGTCAAATTAATTAG
- the LOC137826930 gene encoding xyloglucan endotransglucosylase/hydrolase protein 2-like isoform X2: MPEKVMKLASNRTTRLYGETIMSSFYNMVEKFNSQLIKLQLTSTVYEGMGEKHDEIDFEFLGNNGEPHMLQTNIFANDEGGREQRHSLWFDPTIDFHTYGLLWNQHQIVFYVDEIPIRVFKNNSEVGVSFPLQEMHVTASIWNGEPWASNGKRIDWNQAPFTAHFEGFNIHACQTQNHYKFLCYSPYLWWNDHKHWQLNPHQQKAYQYVTKKHLVYDYCSDRGQLHKECQIN; this comes from the exons ATGCCAGAAAAAGTGATGAAGTTAGCTTCCAACAGAACTACAAGGTTGTATGGGGAAACCATCATGTCTTCTTTCTACAACATGGTAGAGAAGTTCAACTCTCAATTGATAAAACTTCAG CTGACTTCAACAGTGTATGAAGGTATGGGAGAAAAACATGATGAGATCGACTTTGAATTCTTGGGAAACAATGGAGAGCCTCATATGTTGCAAACCAATATATTTGCAAATGATGAAGGTGGCAGAGAGCAAAGACATAGTCTCTGGTTTGATCCCACTATCGATTTTCATACATATGGACTCCTTTGGAACCAACATCAAATAGT GTTTTACGTGGATGAAATACCAATTAGGGTATTCAAGAACAATTCGGAGGTTGGAGTGAGTTTTCCTTTGCAAGAAATGCACGTTACGGCTAGCATATGGAATGGTGAACCTTGGGCATCTAATGGGAAGAGAATTGACTGGAATCAAGCACCCTTCACTGCTCACTTTGAGGGTTTCAATATTCATGcttgccaaactcaaaaccactACAAATTTCTCTGCTATTCTCCTTATTTATGGTGGAATGATCACAAACATTGGCAACTAAACCCTCACCAACAAAAGGCATACCAATATGTAACAAAGAAACATCTGGTCTATGACTACTGTTCTGATAGAGGACAATTGCACAAGGAATGTCAAATTAATTAG